One genomic segment of Opitutaceae bacterium includes these proteins:
- a CDS encoding type II secretion system protein GspG — MKTKLVGLVVAVLGVLVLGSFFISDVAMIPDDEDLAFGIASSGFAAELNGFRRDIGRYPTQEEGLSVLLAPNEAVQEHWDGPYLERIPTDPWGNEYVYRTDESEKGAYRIVSLGPDGIESEDDIFGKTR, encoded by the coding sequence ATGAAAACGAAGTTGGTAGGTCTCGTGGTTGCAGTATTGGGAGTTTTGGTACTTGGTAGTTTCTTCATTTCAGACGTTGCGATGATTCCCGACGACGAAGACCTGGCGTTTGGAATCGCGAGCAGCGGTTTTGCTGCTGAGCTAAACGGTTTCAGGCGCGACATCGGAAGATATCCGACCCAGGAAGAAGGCCTGTCCGTACTCCTAGCTCCAAACGAAGCAGTGCAAGAGCATTGGGATGGTCCATATCTGGAGCGAATACCCACCGACCCTTGGGGCAATGAATATGTTTACCGAACTGATGAGTCAGAAAAGGGAGCTTATCGAATTGTTTCGCTAGGACCGGATGGTATTGAGAGTGAAGACGATATTTTTGGAAAGACCAGGTGA